One stretch of Hevea brasiliensis isolate MT/VB/25A 57/8 chromosome 12, ASM3005281v1, whole genome shotgun sequence DNA includes these proteins:
- the LOC110632647 gene encoding uncharacterized protein At1g21580 isoform X2, with protein sequence MDPRSPYLHHTRYVPRHPQPPPPPPQSHPHPDHPFPNNPNIYASHHSTLIAAPPPPPLRPQPRPPPTPSYHSLPTPPQFNPHDSQFSYNPNTFNSNHPRSHPDVHNFTQSPPLMHHKPFDDDLPRRLPDYIRDSRPDLRDPPRVLPDRWPSRPYPPANVDSDSYRRPLDNQPMSPMKIRRELEGNSRFIEEHKQREELRLGRGDDNYHRRSQFGSTSDRSSRDFRMVSNQMNQSSPCENLRGLPYDNRMNENQRWVHGREVNGDAHYSFIERGSNEIGDPSEIRVATGKREHYRCREVNAQLERHSSKGSREDSYEFSRTSRKPLQKKSVLLRIQKPNYRNREDERVHYLGYLDDNKSSSFRGKDQNLYQNHEMGEQVREGSPVELDVSFKSNSLVAKAIATPSSTGVSDLHLTPKNEKVRKVVGLNKDSSSSSAIKPNEGIVKLENAVLVANNASSSDMDLLQSKVEVTASVTGNVQVSGSLPGSSGTKTSPGNSKVESSTKVSVSNKGGTNVISGKTSSLKVAKKKKIVKRVVKKVINPLSSSSSQPTTKCDGSVTAYGVAHGLPASSEPEKSSALVSVDIVDSQPHLNETNVVPETENDRVEGFAKVLESDNDTITDSSGLRLPNIKRKRSHSTSPLGSSSHEESKINGNLANGNSANYLHGMSSTDKDFSKLLNENTSSDMDSVEPASKQLCLDGGSFLLENNTASLSPKVLGMETNSAEGNTDFGFLSSDEIKIHEGPASSYNITLGCDSDSGLISDGITVSNIGTTDVSCKEPCTNQGKPLAENGVVDQCLNANFSVGSGKIFCESNSGERTIQNVDTCASCSNEVRTIYSSNSGHIISGEIDFSSNGTIDDVCGRPSSDKVSTLENVPTGGSLNCTISTDGSKEDTPNIKKSNKNVEMPQLHVSKSEVNNSYLKPVNMVNSATWVDTTLRLSFEDPTPTEFTVSGDVCGNVGLRGCTDGISDFCLRSSPDALEANASGNSTVNVGPSGTSKQNQKKRKFSGSQLESTCLIASGESEGPLTAGISVSAVEVPCNSGSGLMQPEPETTVSAMNPLFTSDFPPLKKQITEPLDNCSVGGYHGTEDSLIDGFEDSGLRGVHSCSTVWELAVQKVQSPCPSGSEGKQIAEATLVMAGSSHQNNSILIESGEAEKMDVDAGEEQDIADSGTAQCQFPSELQVPDSDERLPGTDVENDSCQHIKNDLPSMSSYSSSLGDGKEVSATNSSGAVMGLVSDTLPDMLSTSHIQLSIEKGGGDDEILLGKRAIKGGSNISVVTSGSPNTEINFNSDHGVENDHSFSGKTGLLPSQDSINSTQMGNTMSGEVYGRKNQPNQAVSRIYPGRSSVVFASSKNTASSTHISKPRTWHRADNSSTFGQPGNKAFSSTVPTQRKLHKQITKFENTSYIRKGNSLVRKPTTMAAQSQSSHGLSSSVYRLNSLGTDEVKKNAGSDIRTGVVDPSNFVRTGANAAFERPRTPPLASATKLPNHASSFLGNSTSSPLAEPLHNCATETASDHMTSTASNDVLNSSENAIIISENPMTQTGQINNLDCHNELNDGNALSSNANSVTYVKRKSNQLVATSNPSSLSVYNAHNAPALPSDGYYKRRKNQLVRTSLESHVQPAFIMPEESVNPEGQAPHNITSSRSSSKRRSRKAVTKTHKPSKFALVWTQRSAQLLNDDDDSLHRHKFLPHLFPWKRATYWRSFITNSAANPSNNSSSAIRKLLLSRKRDTVYTRSKHGFSLRKSKVLSVGGSSLKWSKSIERRSKKASEEATLAVAEAERKKREQSGASCVVSGTMNRNSSSRKSVPSINLHSGERIFQIGSFRYKMDSSRRTLQRISDDDSSYSAAFQTEKDFKRSYVPRRLVIGKDEYVRIGNGNQLVRDPKKRTRILASEKVRWSLHTARSRLARKRKYCQFFTRFGKCNKDDGKCPYIHDSSKIAVCTKFLNGLCFNSDCKLTHKVIPERMPDCSYYLQGLCTNKNCPYRHVHVNPNAFTCEGFLRGYCADGNECRKKHSYVCPTYEATGSCPQGSKCKLHHPKNRSKGKKSKQSREKKIDQGRYFGSTHINVSEPGTAVSETHSAQDNSKICFEGSIADYMILDVADAVRENINLADEQTSFSEGDPLDLKLVDPDELIKPIRIMTT encoded by the exons GATAGCAGACCCGATTTGAGGGACCCACCTAGGGTTTTGCCCGATAGATGGCCCTCTAGGCCCTACCCTCCTGCCAACGTGGATTCAGACTCATATCGCCGTCCCCTAGATAACCAGCCCATGTCTCCTATGAAGATTAGGCGTGAATTAGAAGGCAATTCCAGGTTTATAGAGGAACACAAACAAAGGGAAGAACTTCGACTGGGTCGTGGTGATGACAATTATCATCGCCGCAGTCAATTTGGATCCACTTCAGATAGATCTTCAAGGGATTTCCGAATGGTATCGAATCAAATGAATCAGAGTTCGCCCTGTGAGAATCTGCGTGGTTTGCCGTATGATAATCGAATGAATGAGAATCAGAGATGGGTACATGGCAGAGAGGTGAACGGAGATGCGCATTATTCCTTCATTGAAAGGGGGAGTAATGAGATTGGGGACCCTTCTGAAATTCGAGTTGCTACTGGGAAACGTGAGCATTATAGGTGTAGAGAAGTGAATGCACAGTTGGAAAGACATAGTAGCAAGGGAAGTAGAGAGGATAGTTATGAGTTTAGTCGAACTTCAAGGAAGCCACTACAGAAAAAGAGTGTTCTTCTTAGGATTCAAAAGCCTAATTATAGGAATAGAGAGGATGAAAGGGtgcattatttgggttatttggaTGATAACAAATCTAGTTCATTTAGGGGTAAAGATCAGAATTTGTACCAGAATCATGAGATGGGAGAGCAAGTGAGAGAAGGAAGCCCTGTAGAGCTTGATGTGTCTTTCAAGTCCAATTCCCTGGTAGCCAAGGCTATTGCTACTCCAAGTTCTACAGGCGTTTCTGATTTGCATTTGACACCTAAGAATGAGAAAGTAAGGAAAGTAGTGGGCCTTAATAAGGATAGTTCAAGTTCATCAGCAATTAAACCCAATGAAGGTATAGTAAAATTGGAAAATGCTGTATTGGTAGCAAATAATGCTTCCAGTTCTGACATGGACCTACTACAGTCCAAAGTGGAAGTTACAGCTTCTGTTACTGGCAACGTGCAAGTTAGTGGTTCACTGCCTGGTTCCAGTGGGACTAAAACCTCGCCTGGAAATAGTAAAGTGGAGAGTTCCACTAAGGTTTCGGTGTCTAATAAAGGTGGAACTAATGTCATTTCTGGTAAAACATCTTCTCTCAAGGTtgcaaagaagaaaaaaattgtgaagaGAGTAGTGAAGAAAGTCATAAACCCTTTGAGTTCTTCAAGTTCACAGCCAACTACGAAGTGTGATGGATCTGTGACAGCATATGGCGTTGCCCATGGTCTGCCTGCATCCTCTGAACCTGAAAAGAGTTCTGCTTTAGTTTCAGTTGACATTGTGGATTCACAGCCTCACTTAAATGAAACAAATGTGGTGCCTGAGACTGAGAATGACAGAGTGGAGggatttgccaaagtcttggaatCTGACAATGACACAATTACTGATTCTAGTGGATTGCGTTTACCTAATATCAAGAGAAAGAGGAGCCATTCAACTTCTCCTCTGGGTTCTTCAAGCCATGAAGAAAGCAAAATCAATGGGAACTTGGCAAATGGTAATTCTGCCAACTACTTGCATGGTATGTCCAGTACTGACAAGGATTTTAGTAAACTGCTAAATGAAAATACTAGTTCTGACATGGATAGTGTTGAACCTGCCAGCAAGCAGCTTTGTCTGGATGGAGGCTCTTTCTTGCTTGAGAATAATACAGCAAGCCTATCTCCCAAGGTTTTAGGAATGGAAACTAATTCTGCTGAAGGCAATACTGATTTTGGTTTCTTAAGTTCTGATGAAATTAAAATTCATGAGGGTCCTGCAAGTTCATATAATATAACCTTGGGGTGTGATTCTGATAGCGGTTTAATATCGGATGGAATTACTGTTTCTAACATTGGGACAACAGATGTTAGTTGCAAGGAACCTTGTACAAATCAGGGTAAACCTTTAGCGGAGAATGGTGTTGTAGATCAGTGTCTAAATGCTAATTTTTCTGTAGGAAGTGGCAAAATTTTCTGTGAATCAAATTCAGGGGAAAGGACTATTCAGAATGTTGATACATGTGCGAGCTGTTCAAATGAAGTACGGACCATTTATAGTTCTAACAGTGGTCACATTATTTCAGGAGAAATTGATTTTTCCAGCAATGGGACTATTGATGATGTTTGCGGGAGGCCTTCTTCAGATAAGGTTAGTACACTTGAGAATGTTCCTACAGGAGGATCACTAAATTGTACAATTTCTACTGATGGCAGCAAAGAGGATACACCTAACATCaagaagagcaataaaaatgttgaaATGCCTCAATTACATGTGTCAAAATCAGAGGTGAATAATTCATATTTAAAGCCTGTAAACATGGTTAACTCTGCAACTTGGGTCGATACAACCTTAAGACTGTCTTTCGAAGATCCTACTCCAACAGAGTTTACAGTTTCTGGTGATGTTTGTGGGAATGTTGGCTTGCGAGGTTGTACAGATGGAATCAGTGATTTTTGCCTGAGAAGTTCACCAGATGCGTTGGAGGCCAATGCTTCAGGTAACAGCACTGTTAATGTTGGTCCAAGTGGTACTTCAAAGCAGaatcaaaagaaaagaaaattctctGGTTCTCAACTGGAATCGACTTGTCTGATAGCATCTGGTGAGTCTGAGGGGCCTCTAACTGCAGGCATCTCAGTATCAGCTGTAGAAGTGCCCTGCAATTCTGGCAGTGGTCTGATGCAACCAGAACCAGAAACGACAGTCTCTGCCATGAATCCTTTGTTCACTTCTGATTTCCCACCTTTGAAGAAGCAGATCACTGAACCACTTGATAATTGTTCTGTGGGAGGATATCATGGCACTGAGGATTCACTTATTGATGGCTTTGAAGATAGTGGTTTGAGGGGTGTCCATTCTTGTTCGACTGTTTGGGAGCTGGCTGTCCAAAAAGTGCAATCCCCTTGTCCATCAGGATCAGAAGGCAAGCAGATTGCAGAGGCAACTCTAGTTATGGCAGGAAGTAGTCATCAAAACAACTCTATTCTTATAGAAAGTGGTGAGGCAGAAAAAATGGATGTAGATGCTGGAGAAGAGCAAGATATTGCAGACAGTGGGACAGCTCAGTGCCAATTTCCCTCAGAACTTCAGGTCCCTGACTCAGATGAAAGATTGCCTGGTACAGATGTGGAGaatgatagttgtcaacataTAAAGAATGATTTACCTTCTATGTCGAGCTATTCGTCTTCATTAGGAGATGGTAAGGAAGTTTCTGCTACCAACTCCAGTGGTGCAGTTATGGGGCTTGTGTCTGATACATTGCCTGATATGCTGAGCACATCGCACATCCAACTTTCCATTGAAAAGGGTGGTGGGGATGATGAAATCCTACTTGGGAAGCGTGCAATTAAAGGTGGTTCTAACATATCCGTTGTTACTTCTGGTTCACCAAATACTGAAATTAATTTTAACTCAGACCATGGAGTAGAAAATGATCACTCATTTAGTGGCAAAACCGGACTTTTGCCATCACAGGATTCCATAAATAGTACTCAAATGGGGAATACCATGAGTGGAGAAGTATATGGGAGGAAGAACCAGCCTAATCAAGCTGTTTCTAGGATTTATCCTGGTCGCTCATCTGTGGTATTTGCTTCTTCAAAAAATACAGCCTCTTCAACCCATATCTCAAAGCCTCGAACATGGCACCGAGCTGATAATTCCTCTACTTTTGGTCAGCCAGGAAACAAGGCTTTTTCAAGCACTGTTCCTACACAACGGAAATTGCATAAACAGATAACAAAGTTCGAGAACACCTCTTACATTCGTAAGGGTAATAGTCTCGTCAGAAAACCTACCACAATGGCTGCTCAATCCCAGAGCTCTCATGGTTTGAGTTCCTCTGTTTATCGGCTGAACTCTTTAGGTACAGATGAAGTGAAGAAGAATGCTGGATCTGACATTAGAACTGGTGTTGTTGACCCATCAAATTTTGTACGAACAGGGGCGAATGCCGCTTTTGAGAGGCCCAGAACACCGCCATTAGCCAGTGCCACCAAATTGCCAAATCATGCTAGCAGTTTTTTGGGGAATTCTACATCTTCCCCACTAGCAGAGCCTCTTCATAATTGTGCTACTGAAACTGCATCAGATCATATGACTTCTACAGCAAGTAATGATGTGCTAAACTCCTCTGAGAATGCAATAATAATTTCAGAAAATCCCATGACTCAAACTGGCCAAATTAACAATTTGGATTGCCATAATGAACTAAACGATGGTAATGCATTGTCTTCAAATGCCAACAGTGTAACATATGTTAAGCGAAAATCAAATCAGTTGGTTGCAACTTCAAATCCTAGTTCATTGTCTGTTTATAATGCTCATAATGCCCCAGCCTTACCTTCTGATGGCTATTACAAGAGGAGAAAAAATCAATTGGTTAGGACTTCACTGGAAAGCCATGTTCAGCCAGCATTCATCATGCCCGAAGAAAGTGTAAATCCTGAGGGGCAAGCTCCTCATAACATTACCTCCAGCAGAAGCTCGAGTAAGAGACGATCTCGAAAAG CTGTGACCAAGACACATAAACCTTCAAAATTCGCTTTGGTCTGGACACAACGGAGTGCTCAGTTGTtgaatgatgatgatgattcatTGCATCGTCACAAGTTCTTGCCTCACTTGTTTCCCTGGAAAAGAGCAACATACTGGAGAAGCTTCATTACAAATTCAGCTGCTAATCCCAGTAATAATTCCTCATCTGCAATTAG GAAATTGCTGCTGTCCAGGAAGAGGGATACTGTTTACACAAGGTCAAAACATGGATTTTCACTTCGAAAATCCAAGGTATTAAGTGTTGGTGGATCTAGTTTAAAATGGTCAAAATCCATTGAAAGGCGATCAAAGAAAGCTAGTGAG GAAGCTACCCTGGCAGTTGCTGAAGCAGAGAGGAAGAAAAGAGAGCAGAGTGGTGCTTCATGTGTTGTTTCTGGGACAATGAACAGAAATAGTTCTTCTCGTAAGTCAGTTCCTAGTATAAATTTGCACTCAG GTGAAAGGATATTTCAGATTGGTTCATTTCGCTACAAAATGGATTCCTCAAGGCGGACCCTTCAGAGGATATCCG ACGATGATTCATCATACTCAGCAGCTTTTCAAACAGAAAAGGATTTCAAGAGATCTTATGTTCCAAGGAGATTAGTGATTGGCAAAGATGA ATATGTTCGAATTGGCAATGGCAACCAACTTGTTAGAGATCCCAAGAAACGAACACGCATTTTGGCAAGTGAAAAAGTTCGATGGAGTTTGCACACTGCCAGATCACGATTGGCTAGAAAGCGAAAGTATTGTCAATTTTTCACAAGATTTGGGAAATGCAACAAAGACGATGGAAAATGCCCTTACATTCATGATTCCTCCAAAATTGCTGTCTGCACAAAGTTTCTAAATGGTTTATGTTTTAATTCAGACTGCAAATTGACTCACAAG GTGATTCCAGAAAGGATGCCAGATTGCTCTTACTATTTGCAAG GTCTTTGCACCAATAAAAATTGCCCATACAGGCATGTGCATGTGAATCCAAATGCATTTACTTGTGAAGGATTTTTGAGGGGATATTGTGCTGATGGCAATGAG TGTCGGAAGAAGCACAGCTATGTCTGCCCCACTTATGAAGCAACCGGATCCTGTCCTCAAGGATCCAAATGCAAGCTTCATCATCCCAAAAATAGAAGCAAGGGAAAGAAAAGCAAGCAATCACGAGAGAAGAAGATTGACCAAGGGCGGTACTTTGGTTCAACGCATATAAATGTTTCTGAACCTGGAACTGCAGTGTCTGAAACACACTCAGCACAAGATAATTCTAAGATTTGCTTTGAAGGAAGCATTGCTGATTATATGATTCTTGATGTTGCTGATGCAGTCAGAGAAAATATCAATTTAGCTGATGAGCAAACATCCTTTAGTGAGGGTGACCCTTTGGACTTAAAATTAGTTGATCCTGATGAGCTAATTAAACCAATTCGAATAATGACCACCTGA